A genomic stretch from Streptomyces sp. NBC_00341 includes:
- a CDS encoding arylcarboxylate reductase, translating into MSVTMSAEEPRSLTDGWLAQDLDEWTRRVLRRQFDPEHGSPYWLKRRTELDFDPLGLTGYDDLAAFGHFDITALRDLDPADLVPTAVPRPLGGRVWESGGTTGRPSRVFYTPDMSAHWAAWRLHGWRTAGFRPGTTWIDACPSGPHIVGEEADYLADMCRSTVYSIDLDTRWIKQLIRSGRLIEMEEYVDHVVEQITDILETCSVDYLRSTPATVHALINRRPELMARLSGVYLGGTQLTADAYRRFSEAMPGGIIATTYGNTLGCANGIPSPDGGATLPYVPNFPQITMSVVDRTEPGRVVEYGEVGRVRLTVLHEDLFLPNILERDQAVRFRTSEQWPCDGVANVQPLQISSEMPEGLY; encoded by the coding sequence ATGTCGGTGACGATGAGCGCGGAAGAGCCGAGGTCGCTGACCGACGGCTGGTTGGCACAGGACCTCGACGAGTGGACGCGGCGCGTGCTGCGGCGCCAGTTCGATCCCGAACACGGATCGCCCTACTGGCTCAAGCGCCGCACCGAGCTGGACTTCGACCCGCTGGGACTCACCGGCTACGACGATCTGGCCGCCTTCGGCCACTTCGACATCACCGCCCTCAGGGACCTCGACCCGGCCGATCTCGTCCCGACCGCAGTGCCGCGCCCCCTCGGCGGCCGTGTCTGGGAGTCCGGCGGCACCACCGGCAGGCCCAGCCGCGTCTTCTACACCCCGGACATGTCGGCACACTGGGCCGCCTGGCGCCTCCACGGCTGGCGGACCGCCGGGTTCCGCCCCGGCACCACCTGGATCGACGCCTGCCCCTCCGGACCGCACATCGTCGGTGAGGAGGCCGACTACCTCGCCGACATGTGCAGGTCCACCGTGTACTCCATCGACCTCGACACCCGGTGGATCAAGCAGCTCATCCGCAGCGGGCGGCTGATCGAGATGGAGGAGTACGTCGATCACGTCGTCGAGCAGATCACCGACATCCTGGAGACCTGCTCCGTCGACTACCTGCGCAGCACCCCCGCCACGGTGCACGCCCTCATCAACCGCCGCCCCGAACTGATGGCCCGCCTCTCCGGGGTCTACCTCGGCGGCACCCAGCTCACCGCCGACGCCTACCGCAGGTTCTCCGAGGCCATGCCCGGCGGGATCATCGCCACCACCTACGGCAACACCCTCGGCTGCGCCAACGGCATCCCCTCGCCCGACGGGGGCGCGACGCTCCCCTACGTGCCGAACTTCCCCCAGATCACCATGTCCGTGGTCGACAGGACCGAGCCCGGCCGTGTCGTGGAGTACGGCGAGGTGGGCCGGGTCCGCCTGACCGTGCTGCACGAGGACCTGTTCCTGCCCAACATCCTCGAACGGGACCAGGCCGTCCGGTTCCGGACCTCCGAGCAGTGGCCGTGCGACGGCGTGGCCAACGTACAGCCGCTCCAGATCAGCTCGGAGATGCCCGAGGGCCTGTACTGA
- a CDS encoding FAD-dependent monooxygenase produces MAVETETADVVVVGGGPVGLLLACELAMAGVRPVVLERLPDPSPQIKANGLAGQVVRFLDQRGLYERFGGVAGVPQQVSGYLFGALPLDLGVLEANPMTVLPVTQQRMEQVLAERARELGVEIRRRHELTGLYQSEEQVTAQVRYGDDSYELRARHLVGCDGGKSTVRKLAGISFPGATGCDLVSRAAYATLPASALVPDTGELDVPGHGRMSPVFTFNRTQHGIFAFAALPDGNHRLLTLEWGSPPEGEDTAMTLDDMRDSVRRVLGIDLPLAPPSGPGPHMLRRLVGRSTRLAEVYRSGRVLLAGDAAHVHSAVGGPGLNLGLQDAANLGWKLAAQILGWAPPGLLDSYHTERHAAGRRVFMHTQAQTALMAPGPEVTALRELFGELLHSKDNIQRVADLLAGDDLRYGTTSAHPLAGHFAPDLALETGGGPARLAELMRAGRPVLLDLAGEPYPAQAAAEWKDRVDIVAARCAQPPAAALLIRPDGYVAWAAAPGEPSDRASEGLRDALAGWFGSACGAAPAGRTRPER; encoded by the coding sequence ATGGCTGTCGAGACAGAGACCGCCGATGTCGTCGTCGTCGGAGGCGGCCCCGTCGGGCTGCTGCTGGCATGTGAGCTGGCCATGGCCGGGGTGCGGCCGGTCGTCCTCGAACGGCTGCCAGACCCCAGCCCACAGATCAAGGCCAACGGCCTGGCCGGCCAGGTGGTCCGGTTCCTCGACCAGCGTGGTCTGTACGAGCGGTTCGGCGGTGTGGCCGGCGTACCCCAGCAGGTCTCGGGCTACCTCTTCGGCGCGCTCCCGCTGGACCTGGGCGTGCTGGAAGCCAACCCGATGACCGTCCTGCCGGTGACGCAGCAGCGCATGGAACAGGTGCTGGCGGAACGGGCCCGCGAGCTCGGGGTGGAAATCCGCCGCCGGCATGAACTGACAGGCCTTTACCAGTCCGAGGAGCAGGTGACCGCCCAGGTCCGGTACGGCGACGACAGCTACGAGTTGCGCGCCCGCCACCTCGTCGGCTGCGACGGCGGGAAGAGCACCGTCCGCAAGCTGGCCGGTATCTCCTTTCCGGGAGCTACCGGTTGCGATCTGGTCTCCCGGGCCGCGTATGCCACTCTGCCCGCTTCGGCGCTGGTGCCGGACACCGGTGAGCTCGACGTCCCCGGTCACGGCCGGATGAGCCCGGTGTTCACGTTCAACCGCACCCAGCACGGCATCTTCGCCTTCGCGGCGCTGCCGGACGGCAACCACCGCCTCCTGACCCTCGAATGGGGCTCCCCGCCGGAGGGCGAGGACACGGCGATGACGCTCGATGACATGCGCGACAGCGTCCGCCGCGTACTCGGCATCGATCTGCCCCTCGCCCCGCCGTCCGGGCCCGGCCCGCACATGCTGCGCCGCCTCGTCGGCCGCAGCACCCGGCTGGCCGAGGTCTACCGCAGCGGCCGGGTTCTCCTCGCGGGGGACGCCGCGCACGTCCACTCGGCCGTCGGCGGCCCCGGGCTCAACCTGGGCCTCCAGGACGCCGCCAACCTCGGCTGGAAACTGGCCGCGCAGATCCTCGGCTGGGCACCGCCCGGCCTCCTCGACAGCTACCACACCGAGCGGCACGCGGCCGGGCGCCGCGTCTTCATGCACACCCAGGCCCAGACGGCGCTCATGGCCCCCGGCCCCGAGGTCACCGCGCTGCGCGAGCTCTTCGGGGAGCTCCTGCACTCCAAGGACAACATCCAGCGCGTCGCCGACCTGCTGGCCGGCGACGACCTCCGCTACGGGACGACATCGGCGCACCCGCTCGCGGGACACTTCGCCCCGGACCTCGCCCTGGAGACCGGCGGCGGCCCCGCACGGCTCGCCGAACTCATGCGCGCAGGCCGGCCGGTCCTGCTCGACCTGGCCGGGGAACCGTATCCGGCACAAGCCGCGGCGGAATGGAAGGACCGGGTCGACATCGTCGCCGCCCGCTGCGCGCAGCCGCCCGCGGCCGCGCTGCTCATCCGGCCCGACGGCTACGTCGCCTGGGCGGCCGCCCCCGGTGAGCCGTCCGACCGGGCCTCTGAAGGGCTCCGCGACGCGCTGGCCGGCTGGTTCGGCAGCGCCTGCGGTGCGGCTCCGGCCGGCCGTACGCGTCCGGAACGCTGA
- a CDS encoding bifunctional 3-(3-hydroxy-phenyl)propionate/3-hydroxycinnamic acid hydroxylase, whose amino-acid sequence MNEDAADADVLVVGYGPVGQVLSIMLAQRGWRVTVVEKYVEPYNLPRAVSFDRHVGRILGTIGVADALAPVSELTKDYVVVNGEGRTLMHFELNHDDRYRWPEATSFYQPGLESALVGRGEQLPGLRVLRGFEAVGLTEEDDSVRLTVRSKDGERVLAARWLVGCDGANSFVRKRLGVSVSASDYAADWMACDVMPHDTAQFPSQNVQVADPAQPRVDLSAGPSHSRWEFMRLPGQSFEDFDTVENAWRLLTHFGVNPDNATLQRYVAYTCLGRNADRWRSRGPGRVFIAGDAAHVMPPHAGQGMCTGIRDVTNLAWKLHLVLAGSAGEELLDSYEAERRPDAQRTIDMSVNLAELIGTVDPAVAGYRDSALLAVRGADDAPSRDPEAFARPGEEALKAGLFQQSADGLFAGPDSRIVPQARTGRADAGELCGGTFALLSLDDPETLVEPVLAGRLGALGCSIVHLTPDVDIDGTYTAWLKEAVLAPAALIRPDFHVYGAAGTRAEMTEMLNGLVNDLAQDVSTLP is encoded by the coding sequence GTGAATGAAGACGCAGCGGACGCGGATGTCCTGGTAGTCGGCTACGGCCCTGTGGGACAGGTGCTGTCGATCATGCTTGCCCAGCGCGGCTGGCGTGTGACCGTGGTGGAAAAGTACGTGGAGCCCTACAACCTGCCCCGGGCGGTCTCCTTCGACCGTCATGTCGGCCGCATCCTCGGCACGATAGGCGTCGCCGACGCGCTCGCCCCGGTCAGTGAGCTGACCAAGGACTACGTCGTGGTCAACGGCGAGGGCCGGACGCTGATGCACTTCGAGCTGAACCACGACGACCGCTACCGCTGGCCGGAAGCGACCTCCTTCTACCAACCGGGCCTGGAGTCGGCCCTGGTCGGGCGCGGCGAGCAGCTGCCCGGCCTGCGGGTGCTGCGCGGTTTCGAGGCTGTCGGTCTGACCGAGGAGGACGACTCGGTAAGGCTCACGGTCCGCTCGAAGGACGGCGAGCGCGTCCTGGCCGCCCGTTGGCTGGTCGGCTGCGACGGAGCCAACAGCTTCGTACGCAAGCGGCTGGGCGTCTCGGTCTCGGCGTCCGATTACGCCGCCGACTGGATGGCCTGCGACGTCATGCCGCACGACACCGCGCAGTTCCCTTCGCAGAACGTGCAGGTCGCCGACCCTGCGCAGCCCCGCGTCGACCTGTCGGCCGGGCCGTCCCACAGCCGCTGGGAGTTCATGCGGCTTCCCGGTCAGTCCTTCGAGGACTTCGACACCGTGGAGAACGCCTGGCGGCTGCTGACCCACTTCGGGGTCAACCCCGACAACGCGACGCTCCAGCGGTACGTCGCCTACACGTGCCTGGGCCGCAACGCCGACCGCTGGCGCTCGCGGGGTCCCGGCCGGGTCTTCATCGCGGGCGATGCCGCCCATGTGATGCCCCCGCACGCCGGCCAGGGCATGTGCACCGGAATCAGGGACGTGACCAACCTGGCCTGGAAGCTCCACCTGGTCCTCGCCGGTTCGGCCGGTGAGGAACTGCTCGACAGCTACGAGGCCGAGCGCCGCCCCGACGCCCAGCGGACCATCGACATGTCGGTGAACCTGGCCGAGCTGATCGGCACGGTCGACCCGGCTGTCGCCGGCTACCGGGACAGTGCCCTGCTGGCCGTGCGCGGGGCGGACGACGCTCCTTCCCGCGATCCGGAGGCGTTCGCCCGCCCGGGGGAGGAGGCCTTGAAGGCGGGGCTGTTCCAGCAGTCCGCCGACGGCCTGTTCGCCGGACCGGACAGCAGGATCGTTCCCCAGGCGCGCACCGGCCGTGCGGACGCCGGTGAGCTGTGCGGTGGCACCTTCGCCCTGCTCAGTCTGGACGACCCGGAGACCCTGGTGGAGCCGGTCCTGGCCGGCCGGCTCGGCGCGCTGGGCTGCTCGATCGTCCATCTGACGCCCGATGTCGACATCGACGGCACGTATACCGCCTGGCTGAAGGAGGCCGTGCTGGCACCGGCCGCGCTGATCCGCCCCGACTTCCACGTCTACGGCGCCGCCGGCACCCGCGCCGAGATGACCGAGATGCTGAACGGCCTGGTGAACGACCTGGCGCAGGACGTGTCGACTCTTCCCTGA